CGCATCGCGATAGCCTTTGCGATTAAGGGAGATCCAATGTAACTTTGACCCAAGGATCCATGGATCGGAGCTTCCCAAGCTGCATCCGCCTTACAGATGATCAAGTTGCTGTCTTGTTGAAACCTTGGTGCATGTCTGATGCGAATCTGAGCTGATGAAGGTGCGCTTCTTGTGACCTTGACTGTAGGGAAATGCCTTATCTGCCTAAATTTGGATCTAATATTCATGAGCAATGGAGAAGCGGCTGTGTAGACTCTCCTGGCCTGTGATGGCTGAAAAAACAGTGAAGCAAAATCAAGCACATCATCACGGCTTTGGGCTAGGTGAACCCTATATACTGAAGCAAAACAGCAGCCTATGAACTGGCATGATGCCTCGGTGAAAGAGCTGTCGCTTGAGGAACATGGAAAGGAGGTTGAGTTGCCAGTGGAGCAGTAGGGTTTGAGGATTATGCGGCTGTATACGGATACTCTAGATATGTTTCTCATTGTGGAGACAAACCAGAATGCATCCAAGCTGCAACGATTGAGCAAGACTGTAGCCACAAAACATTCCACTACCAATCTATCAACATCCAAAATCCAGTCCCCAAGACTTCGAAATGTTGTGTactggagagagagaggtttgagAACAGCTAGCCACATTAATACACTCACATCCACAAAATTATCTTGCAGAGAAACAAGAAAGACCCTTGTGGCTGAGCTTGAGAAGTAACATTCTAGTTGATGTTCCAATTCTTGAGACCGTACATCCGGCTGAGGGGTTAGTCTTTGCCAGTGAGGGAAGGAAACCATCAGAGATAACCAACATTTGTAGGGTTGAGACATGGGTAGATCTAGTTGGTGAAGCCCTACAAACGGCAGAGGTTGACGATTCTGATTAACATGACCCTGTGGAGTAGGAGACTCCAACATTGACGCATCCGCTACCTCCCACGAATCAGCGAGACTCCTCCAGACAGGAACGAGCTTCGAGACCTTGTTGTGCAGAGAGAGGTGGAACCGGAAAGGGCTTGGAAGTGACCTTGTTGATTGGACGGAGATAGATGACGGTCGAGCACAGAACAGAGAAGGAGACTGTGGAGGAGAGGTGTTGACTGAAGACGATGGTGGTGGTTGAAGTGTAATGGTCGGGTCCGGTGGATCTGGTGGTTCCGGTGGGTGGAGAGGGTTCGACAGCACCGGCTGAGACTTCCGCCGGTAGAGAACGAGAGAGAGACGTGGAGTCACCTGGTTTCTCGGCGCGGAGGATGGAAGCGGGACAAGAAACGTTGGCATCTCAAATCGGAGATTCGACTTTGGCGGAGAGAGCATGAGAGAGGAGCTTCGATCAGATGGAGAGCGTATCAACCGTGCCGGAGCTCCGGTGGGACAAGCTCATCGTTGGTGTTGCGGCTCCTCGGGTCTCGTGTCTGGGAGAGAAACTCCTacacatttttaagtttatgtcacaaaaatagccctcGACGGATAGTAGCTATAATCGCTTGCACACGGTGACAAACAACTGCGGTTTCAATCCAATTACCAACATCTATTGCTTGACACTTGGGACCTAGATTGAGATACAAGATCTCTATAACCGGTGCCttatttgacatcaaagacctgTAAACAAACTGCGTGAAAGTCGCATAATTTTCATCACTGTAGCTGCTATCATCATAATAAAGTTTTGAAACTAAACTCCTAAGAAGCAGCCACCTTTTCGACAAACAACATGTAGCCATGACATGTTTCGTCCAGAGACGTGACAGTATTCGGATGAGCAAGTCATCTGACAATTGACTGATCATGACCATGTTTGTATATTTACGAATAGATATCACAATGCACGCATTCTCTATTTATACACATAGAAGtcgatacttttttttttttcctattaaaCAATGGGGTtgatattcctttttttttagtgaatcGCATACTTTGCATATACATTTGAGTAGTTTTCCTCTTCAATgatataaatcttattttcctttttaaattttcctttttattttattttcatgtaattaatcaggattataattattattattattattttaaacatgTGTGATTCATTCATCCTGTGACACCTTTGTGTGTTAAATAAATCATTtactagatgataacccgcgCCCTGCGCGAAATGAGAAGATTTAAAGAGATTTTTGAATCAATAGGTATTAGAAAGTTAATAGTCTTAGAAAGAAATATTACATGTTATATAATAAGGGGGATTCAACGAAATTGTGTATGTCTATATAAATTAAGcttggattttaaaaaaaaacttgtgtatttgttttgtttaattgaaGTATATTTCGTGGAAATGAATCCATAAGAGTAAgcaaaaaacttatataaaataaattatgaagtaaagataaaaacgaaacaaaagcaataaaattattgttttcataaactaaattataaatataaaataaaacgaaacataagcaaaataatactaaaatatgaaagaaacaaaatctatactaataaaagagactAATCGAGGCTCcatcataatataaaaataaataaatatacaatataagaaataaaaaactacatcaaacatctatctgaaagttgtatactaaaataaataataactaaatatacagtatataaaatagaaatattacattagacatttatcattatattaccattagatataaaagtaataaaattagattaattaaaaatataatataagaaacaataaataataaagccctttataaaaaacaataaataataagtaaatatacaatataaaaaatagaaaaatcacattaaacatctatctgaaaaatgtatatttttacatttttattattttcaaatatttttataagtaaatgtataatataaaataaataataagtaaatatacaatataagaaatagaaatattacattaaacatttatcgtaatattatcatttaatataaaagcaagaaaattaaaataagtaaatataaaatataagaataaataaaaaataagtaaatagaaaatataagaaatagaaaaactaaattaacatctatctaaaaattttataataaaataaataatcagtaaatatacaatataaaaaaatataaacattacattaaacatctatcgtaatattagaataagtaaatatgcaatttaagaaaaaaataaataataaataaatatgcatTAGATGAAATACAAATATTACGTTAAAAATTTATctcaatattattatttaatataaaagcaaaaaatattagaataaataaatatacaatataataaaaaaaactaaacaataattaaatgtacaatataagaaataagaaTATAACATTAAATATCTAGCGTAATATTagtataagtaaatatataatataaataaataaataataaaaaatatataatataagaagtagaaaaagtatattaacTATCTATctcaaaaatgttaaataaaataaataatcaataaataatatattaaaaatatattttagtattgccattttttataaaacaataagaaTAGTTAGATAATTAAcatttgaaaattaatatagTTCCGCACGTAGCGCGGATTAATCTCTAGTATAATATAGGATACTACTTTACGGATGAGGAGATGTAATCATACGGCCttgtatttatatatgcaaGACGCGGGCCGAGGGCAATTATAGCTATTTGCCATAATTATATCcgtaaaatcaattaaaattatgtCCAAGGCAAAATATTCACATCCCctttatattcaaaatactgaattttgaaAACTTGCCTTGATCGTTGCTATGCAAATTTATTGGAATAGTATAGGAAACCAACTGAGATTCTAGTcaactaaattaaatttaaaattagtcAGTGAAGGtcaaaaatatgattatatgatTCGGTTTCGACTATGAATTTCCATTACAAAATTCGGCCGATATTAATGAGTACATATATAACCGGAATTAGTGTTATATTTAGCTTCATATTTCCTAATTTGAAATATTGATACGGCAATCACGCATTGTCACGCAAGTATTGTGTGGTTGACAATGCCTTTATGatctttgaaaattatattatggCAATCAATACCATAATTGACATATTTCCTGATTTATTGCATTGATAGATGGTTATCGACATTGCCAAGGATCTCGAGTATACATTGAATTATCATTGATTATTTTCATAtgtgatataatatatagtgtgaTATATTCGATACATGAAAATGagattttttagtattttttatgtaatataatatatggtaaccggttttaaaatgatataaaacacATTAACATAAAATCGAAAAGTAACACAACAAAAGCAACGCTCGGTTTTGATATCGTCTTCATTAAGATCACATGTAAAGATACATTAAACCgatttcaaattataaattatcatcttcattaagaaaaatacattaaaccgATTTCAAGTTATAATCTCATTTGATATAGTGTGATCTCGAGTATACATTTAAACAACATTCGAGTATAGTAGTcatatgtaatataatatatgtcaaccggtttaaaaatgatataaaatacatTACCAAATAACCGGTTACTTCCTTTGTCTACATTGAGATTGTACGTTACCaagatatattattaaaacattatGCTAAgctataattaataaataatggcAAAGAATGTAATAAATCTAGTAAAGAGAGGGTTTTTAATTAGAGAGCATAAAAGTGAATATGGTATTGCCACATAGGAATGACATTTTGGTTAATAATACATGAACATAAGGTTAgtcttaaaaaatgttattcttTTAATATAAAAGGGATTAATAGGGGCACGGTACCTGATGGGATTCTTGAAAGGCACGGCACGAAGGAGTAATTAGGGTTTTGCTCATTAGTGAGTATTCGATTACTGTGTTGTTACTTGTGCAGTACCCGAAATATAAGGTGATTGATTTGTTCttgagagagttttggagatgataaagacagaagaagaagaagactggtTGGTTCCTTTGGTATTCTCTTACATTAACTTGTGAAACAGTTATCATTGGCTTGCAATATAAAATCTTAATTATGCCACTGTTTATCATTGACCAGTCTCCATTGTTGTGGCTTTAAAGAACATATATTGGTCATGTTTGGATCAAAACAGTGTAAAAAGCAGAAATTGAAGGAAAGAATTAACATGAAATTAAGTCAAAATAATATCTCACAAGAAATAGATTCTGATGAAGAAGGGAGCTAAATAATTTCAGCCAAACACAAACATTCATGGGGCTAGGTTTTATAGTTCATTGACCTCATTGCCTATATTACACTATTCCAAGGTAGAAGGCTAAATCGATTTCAAAGAAACGCAAACTCAGAAGACAAGGCGTTGCCAAATGGAATAAGCCAGAGATCTTCAAAAAACCAACAACCGGACTTTGCAGCTGGAGAGGAGGTGACTTGTTGTTTATAGGAAGTAGTCAGGTGTCCTTCGGGTCACATCTGGTTCTCCTCTCCTTGGGGCTGGTTCAAACTGTTTCACAATTTAGTCTTCATtagtgtttttcttcttttgcagAGATAGAAAATGAACATAGCTTGCGAGATACCTGAATGAAGGTGTGGTTCCTGCAGTCATCGACCTCAAGAATAGAGGCCATGTTTCCACAGCGATAGCAATAGTTTGGTGCACTGAAAATAGTAACCACCTTTTGCTCCTGTCAATAGAAATACATTTTCAACATAGTGAGCAAAGATTCTCAGGTCTGACTATAGTGTCTATGCATGGGAGAAAAGTTTGATTTGAATTACATGTGCCCAGTTGAATCCATCCATAACCAGCTGATGCGCTCGAGCGATAAGTTTTAAGCTGTTGCTGTGGTTGAATTGTTCGGAGATGTCCtatggaaacaaaaaaatgaaaaaaagatagTCGAGTACACACTTATCTAGAACAAACAAAGATAAATGAGATTCAGGACAGCTTCTGAAACTGAGGCTATGCAATTTGAATACCTGACCAAATGTATATCCGGCACCACGAGGAGAGATTCCCCAGCCACATCTGTCATCAGGATCAGACCATAGTAAGTCACACATGGGTCCTTCATGTGGAACTTCTTGAACTCGATCAAAGTTCCTAATGTTGTCAAGGGTCTCAATAGACGGTGACAATCCACCGTGAAGGCAGAATATTTCTGACTCCACCTGCAAACAGGACATATGACATGAGATGGACAGCCTTATTTGCTGGAAATAAAACCCTTAGAAATCACCACCAATTCAATCAGacaagttattttaaaaaaaaaacgtccACGCTTAGCTCTCGAAAGTGTAAGTAGCAAATTCAATTTATATCTCATTCACAGCATTGCAGAATAGAAACACTCTCAAACTGAACTAACACTTGCCAACTAAATACACTTAACACAGGCACAAGCATGCATTAAAAAGCCAATATTTTCGTTGTCTCGAATATTAAGAGCGCCAAAACACAGATAATGGGTCATCTACGAACATTGAGACCGCTGGAACAAAGAATGGATcatatctattttatataagaCCACAAAGGTGCAGCGTACTAACCAAGGCTGTAAGTGGGAAATAGTCAAAGAGGTCTGTAAATATCTTCCAAACATTTGCAT
The window above is part of the Brassica napus cultivar Da-Ae chromosome C8, Da-Ae, whole genome shotgun sequence genome. Proteins encoded here:
- the LOC106368274 gene encoding serine/threonine-protein phosphatase PP2A-4 catalytic subunit-like gives rise to the protein MGANSIPTDATLDLDEQISQLMQCKPLSEQQVRALCEKAKEILMDESNVQPVKSPVTICGDIHGQFHDLAELFRIGGMCPDTNYLFMGDYVDRGYYSVETVTLLVGLKVRYPQRITILRGNHESRQITQVYGFYDECLRKYGNANVWKIFTDLFDYFPLTALVESEIFCLHGGLSPSIETLDNIRNFDRVQEVPHEGPMCDLLWSDPDDRCGWGISPRGAGYTFGQDISEQFNHSNSLKLIARAHQLVMDGFNWAHEQKVVTIFSAPNYCYRCGNMASILEVDDCRNHTFIQFEPAPRRGEPDVTRRTPDYFL